CCGCCGAGGCGCGTGAGCTCAAGCTCGACGCCGAGGTGTTCGACCGTGCCCCCGACATCGACGGCGACGGCGAGCGCTGACAGCCGCTGGGCCGCCTGCGCTTCGCGCGGGAATCTGCGCTTCGCGCGGACGGAATCCCTGATCCGATCCGCGTCAAGCGCATTTCTCCGCGCCAAGCGCACGGCATCCGCCCCCGACGCAGTCGAACTCAGCCGGTCTTAGGACTCAGCCGGCCTTCTTCTTGCCGCCCGACTTCTTCCCGGACTCCTTCGCATCGGAGCCGCCGCCCTTGCGCGCAGCCTTCGTGCGCTCGACGCTGGCGCGCAGCGCCTCCATCAGGTCGATGACCTCGCCGCCTGCACCCTCACCCTCCTCGGCGAAGGTCTCGGCGACGTCGAAGGTCTCGCCGGCCTCGATCTTCGCCTCGATGAGCGTGCGCAGCTCCTTCTGGTACTCGTCGATGTACTCCTCGGGGTCGAAGTCGCTGGAGTAGCTCTCGACGAGCGACGCCGACAGCTCGAGCTCCTTGGCGCTGACCTTCACATCCTCGTCCAGCGCCGGGAAGGCGGCCTCGCGCACCTCGTCGGCCCACAGCAGCGTCTGCAGCACGAGCACGTCTCCGCGCACCCGCAGGGCTGCCAGGCGCGTCTTCTGCCGCAGCGTGAACCGCACGATCGCCGTGCGGTCGGTCTGCTCGAGCGTCTTGCGCAGCAGCACGTACGCCTTGGGCGACTTCGAGTCGGGTTCGAGGTAGTACGGCCGGTCGAGGGTGAGCAGGTCGATCTGGTCGCTCGGCACGAACTCGACCACGTCGATCTCACGGCTCTTCTCCGCCGGCAGCGCCGCGAGATCGTCCTTGGTGAGCACGACGGTCTGCCCGTCGTCGTCGACGTACGCCCGGTCGATGTCGGCATAGGCGACGGTCTGGCCGCACACCTCGCAGGTGCGCTGGTACCGGATGCGGCCGCCGTCCTCGTCGTGCACCTGGTGCAGCGAGACGTCGTGGTCCTCGGTGGCCGAATACACCTTGACCGGCACGTTCACCAGGCCGAAGGTCACGGCGCCCTTCCAGATGCTCCTCATCACACCAGTATCACGAGCCACACCCCGTCGGGCCAGCCTCTTGACCCTCGCCGACTAATCTGTGTGCATGGCAGCGAGCGGGCGGGTCGTGCAGGTCGACGGCCGTCGCCTGCGCGTCACGAACCTCGACAAGGTCGTCTACCCCGAGACCGGCACCACCAAGGGCGAGATCCTCGCCTACTACTCGCGCGTCGCCCCGGTGATGCTGCCGCATCTGCGGGGACGACCGGTGACCCGCAAGCGCTGGGTGGACGGCGTCGGCACGGCAGAGCATCCCGCCGAGAGCTTCTTCACCAAGCAGCTCGAGCAGGGCGCCCCCGACTGGGTGCGACGGATGCCGATCGAGCACTCCGACGGCCCGAAGGACTATCCGCTCGCCGATGACGTCGCCACCCTGGTGTGGTTCGCGCAGATCGCCGCGCTCGAGCTGCACGTGCCGCAGTGGCGGTTCACGCATTTCGGCGGGCGGGGACGGCCAGACCGCCTGGTGCTCGACCTGGATCCAGGCCCCGGTGTGGGCTTGCCCGAGTGCGCGGAGATCGCGCGGGTCGCGCGCGGCATCCTGACCGGTATGGGACTGGAACCGCTGCCGGTGACCAGCGGCAGCAAGGGTATCCATCTGTACGCGAGGCTGCCCACCACCGATGACGGCACCGGGCGCCAGACCAGCGACGAGGTCTCGGCGGTCGCGAAGGAGCTGGCCCGGCTGATCGAGGCCGACCATCCCGACCTCGCCACGCACGTCATGGCCAAGTCCGCCCGCGGCGGCCGGGTGTTCATCGACTGGAGTCAGAACAGCGCCTCGAAGACGACGATCGCGCCGTACTCGCTGCGCGGACGCGCCCGTCCGTGGGTCGCCGCCCCGCGCACCTGGGAGGAGCTCGACGACCCCGGCCTGCGGCATCTCGAGTTCGCCGAGGTGCTCGACCGGGTGGACGCCGGGATCGATCCGTTCGCGGCGCTCGCGCCGCCCAGCCCGGCGCTTGCCGCCTACCTCGCCAAACGGGATGCCGCGAAGACCCCCGAACCGATGCCGAGCACGGCATACGTCGGTTCGGGCGGGGCGCCGCGCTTCGTCATCCAGGAGCATCACGCCAGCCGCCTGCACTACGACCTGCGCATCGAGCGCGACGGGGTGCTGTTCAGCTGGGCGGTGCCCAAGGGCGTGCCCGAGACGACCGAGCGCAACCATCTCGCGGTGATGACGGAGCCGCATCCGATGGAGTACCTCACGTTCGAGGGTGAGATCCCGCGCGGCGAGTACGGCGCGGGTTCGATGACGGTGTGGGACACCGGCACCGTCGCGCTGGAGAAATGGCGCGATGACGAGGTCATCGGCACCTTCACGGGACAACCGGGCGGGCGGCTGGGCGCGGCACGTCTCGCGCTGATCCGCACCGAGGGCGAGGGTGAGAAGTCGCAGTGGCTGCTGCACCGCATGAAGGATCCGGCCGCTCGCCCGGTTCCTGAGCGCCCTTCGTCTCGCCCGGTTCCTGAGCGCCCTTCGTCTCGCACGGTTCGGGAGCGCCCTTCGTCTCGCTCCGCTCCCTCAGGAGCCGAGGAGCACGAAAGCGCCGTGCCGCCACCGCGGATCGAGCCGATGCTCGCCGAGGCGGGCACGCCGGCGCTCGCCCGATCGCTGGGCCCCTCCCCCTGGGCCGAGGTCAAGTGGGACGGCATCCGCGCCATCGGCACCTGGCAGACCACAGCATCCGGCGGCCGGTTCACGCTGCACACCCGCAACGGCAACGACGTCACCGCCCGGTACCCCGAGCTCACCGCCGACGGCGCTCCGCACCTGCCCGCGACCGGAGCCGTCGTCGACGGCGAGATCGTCGCCTTCGACGCGCAGGGGCGGCCGAGCTTCGCGCGGCTGCAGCAGCGCATGCACCTCACTCGCGGGCGCGACATCGAGCGTGAGGTGGTGCGTACCCCGATCGTCTACCTGCTCTTCGACCTGCTGCACCTCGACGGCCACGACCTCACCCGCGTGCCGCTGCGCGAGCGTCGCGAGCTGCTCGAGCAGCTCGCCGCCGGCCTCGACGCGCCGGTGCAGGTGCCGCCGGTGTTCGAGGATCTGGATGCCGCTCTGGAGCTGAGCCGGCAGCACGGGCTCGAGGGCGTCGTCGCCAAGGACCCCCGCTCGTCATACCGTCCCGGTCGTCGCTCGTCGTCCTGGCTGAAGCTGAAGAACACGCGCACGCAGGAGGTCGTGATCGTCGGCATCCGGCCCGGTCAGGGCAACCGGCGCGAGGGCATCGGCTCGCTGCTGCTCGCCGTGCCCGGTGACGACGGCGCACTCGCCTACGTCGGGCGCGTCGGCACCGGATTCAGCGATCGGATGCTGCGCGACCTGGCCGAACAGCTCGAACCGCTGCGGACGATGAAACCCGCGCTGGAGGTACCGCCCCCCGACGCTTCCGACGCGCTGTGGGTGCGTCCGGAACTGGTGGGCGAGGTCGAGTTCGCGAACTGGTCGCCCGGCGGCATCCTGCGGCATTCCCGCTGGCGCGGACTGCGCCCCGACAAGTCCCCCGGCGACGTGCGCCGCGAGCCCTGAGCCTGCCTGGGCCCCTGAGCCCGTCGAAGGGCCTGGGTCC
This is a stretch of genomic DNA from Microbacterium sp. YJN-G. It encodes these proteins:
- a CDS encoding Ku protein, which produces MRSIWKGAVTFGLVNVPVKVYSATEDHDVSLHQVHDEDGGRIRYQRTCEVCGQTVAYADIDRAYVDDDGQTVVLTKDDLAALPAEKSREIDVVEFVPSDQIDLLTLDRPYYLEPDSKSPKAYVLLRKTLEQTDRTAIVRFTLRQKTRLAALRVRGDVLVLQTLLWADEVREAAFPALDEDVKVSAKELELSASLVESYSSDFDPEEYIDEYQKELRTLIEAKIEAGETFDVAETFAEEGEGAGGEVIDLMEALRASVERTKAARKGGGSDAKESGKKSGGKKKAG
- a CDS encoding ATP-dependent DNA ligase — encoded protein: MAASGRVVQVDGRRLRVTNLDKVVYPETGTTKGEILAYYSRVAPVMLPHLRGRPVTRKRWVDGVGTAEHPAESFFTKQLEQGAPDWVRRMPIEHSDGPKDYPLADDVATLVWFAQIAALELHVPQWRFTHFGGRGRPDRLVLDLDPGPGVGLPECAEIARVARGILTGMGLEPLPVTSGSKGIHLYARLPTTDDGTGRQTSDEVSAVAKELARLIEADHPDLATHVMAKSARGGRVFIDWSQNSASKTTIAPYSLRGRARPWVAAPRTWEELDDPGLRHLEFAEVLDRVDAGIDPFAALAPPSPALAAYLAKRDAAKTPEPMPSTAYVGSGGAPRFVIQEHHASRLHYDLRIERDGVLFSWAVPKGVPETTERNHLAVMTEPHPMEYLTFEGEIPRGEYGAGSMTVWDTGTVALEKWRDDEVIGTFTGQPGGRLGAARLALIRTEGEGEKSQWLLHRMKDPAARPVPERPSSRPVPERPSSRTVRERPSSRSAPSGAEEHESAVPPPRIEPMLAEAGTPALARSLGPSPWAEVKWDGIRAIGTWQTTASGGRFTLHTRNGNDVTARYPELTADGAPHLPATGAVVDGEIVAFDAQGRPSFARLQQRMHLTRGRDIEREVVRTPIVYLLFDLLHLDGHDLTRVPLRERRELLEQLAAGLDAPVQVPPVFEDLDAALELSRQHGLEGVVAKDPRSSYRPGRRSSSWLKLKNTRTQEVVIVGIRPGQGNRREGIGSLLLAVPGDDGALAYVGRVGTGFSDRMLRDLAEQLEPLRTMKPALEVPPPDASDALWVRPELVGEVEFANWSPGGILRHSRWRGLRPDKSPGDVRREP